One region of Tamandua tetradactyla isolate mTamTet1 chromosome 6, mTamTet1.pri, whole genome shotgun sequence genomic DNA includes:
- the MFAP4 gene encoding microfibril-associated glycoprotein 4 encodes MKALLALPLLLLLSAPHCSPQVSGIRGDALERACLQQPLDCDDIYAQGYQEDGVYLIYPSGPSVPLPVFCDMTTEGGKWTVFQKRFNGSVSFFRGWNDYKLGFGRADGEYWLGLQNLHLLTLKQKYELRVDLEDFENNTAFAKYVGFSISPNAVSAEEDGYTLYVAGFEDGGAGDSLSYHSGQKFSTFDRDQDLFVQNCAALSSGAFWFRSCHFANLNGFYLGGPHLSYANGINWAQWKGFYYSLKRTEMKIRRA; translated from the exons ATGAAG gccctCCTGGCTCTACCACTGCTGCTGCTCCTCTCTGCTCCCCACTGCTCCCCCCAGGTGTCCGGGATCCGGGGAGACG CCCTGGAGAGGGCCTGCCTGCAGCAGCCCCTGGACTGCGACGACATCTATGCCCAGGGCTACCAGGAGGACGGCGTGTACCTCATCTACCCCTCGGGCCCCAGTGTGCCCTTGCCCGTCTTCTGCGACATGACCACTGAGGGGGGCAAGTGGACG GTTTTCCAGAAGAGATTCAACGGCTCAGTGAGCTTCTTCCGGGGCTGGAACGACTACAAGCTGGGCTTCGGCCGTGCCGATGGCGAGTACTGGCTGG GGCTGCAGAACCTCCACCTGCTGACGCTGAAGCAGAAGTACGAGCTGCGTGTGGACCTGGAGGACTTTGAGAACAACACGGCCTTCGCCAAGTACGTGGGCTTCTCCATCTCCCCCAACGCCGTGAGCGCCGAGGAGGACGGCTACACCCTCTACGTGGCTGGCTTCGAGGACGGCGGCGCAG GTGACTCCCTGTCCTACCACAGCGGCCAGAAGTTCTCCACCTTCGACCGCGACCAGGACCTCTTCGTGCAGAACTGCGCGGCGCTCTCCTCGGGGGCCTTCTGGTTCCGCAGCTGCCACTTCGCCAACCTCAACGGCTTCTACCTGGGCGGCCCGCACCTCTCCTACGCCAACGGCATCAACTGGGCGCAGTGGAAGGGCTTCTACTACTCCCTCAAGCGCACTGAGATGAAGATCCGCCGGGCCTGA
- the MAPK7 gene encoding mitogen-activated protein kinase 7 isoform X2: MAEPLKEEDGEDGAAEPPGRVKAEPAHPSASVVAKNLALLKARSFDVTFDVGDEYEIIETIGNGAYGVVSSARRRLTGQQVAIKKIPNAFDVVTNAKRTLRELKILKHFKHDNIIAIKDILRPTVPYGEFKSVYVVLDLMESDLHQIIHSSQPLTLEHVRYFLYQLLRGLKYMHSAQVIHRDLKPSNLLVNENCELKIGDFGMARGLCTSPAEHQYFMTEYVATRWYRAPELMLSLHEYTQAIDLWSVGCIFGEMLARRQLFPGKNYVHQLQLIMMVLGTPSPAVVQAVGAERVRAYIQSLPPRQPVPWETVYPGADRHALSLLGRMLRFEPGTRISAATALRHPFLAKYHDPDDEPDCAPPFDFAFDREALTRERIKEAIVAEIEDFHARREGIRQQIRFQPSLQPVASEPGCPDVEMPSPRAPSGDCAMESPPPAPAPCPGPAPDPIDLTLKTPLLASEPAPPKREGAISDNTKAALKAALLKSLRNRLKDGPSAPLEAPEPRKPVTAQERQREREEKRRRRQERAKEREKRRQERERKERGAGVSGGPSTDPLAGLVLSDNDRSLLERWTRMARPPAPVPAPAAAPVLPAQPTSTPPGPVAQTPGPPPQPAGSTLGPAPQPACPPPDPDPHPAGPPRPVPGPTPLQATPSSLLVPQPLVPAPGLPGPSAPGILPYFPSGPPPPDPGGLPEPSISESPDVNLVTQQLSKSQVEDPLPPVFSGTPKGSGAGYGVGFDLEEFLNQSFDMGVADGPQDGQADSASLSASLLADWLEGHGMNPADIESLQREIQMDSPMLLADLPDLQEP, translated from the exons ATGGCCGAGCCCCTGAAGGAGGAGGACGGCGAGGATGGCGCCGCGGAGCCCCCGGGGCGGGTGAAGGCGGAACCCGCCCACCCCTCAGCCTCCGTGGTGGCCAAGAACCTGGCCCTGCTCAAAGCGCGCTCCTTCGACGTGACCTTCGACGTTGGGGACGAGTACGAGATCATCGAGACCATAGGCAACGGGGCCTACGGGGTGGTGTCGTCTGCGCGCCGCCGCCTGACGG GCCAGCAGGTGGCCATCAAGAAGATCCCGAATGCTTTTGACGTGGTGACCAATGCAAAGCGGACCCTCAGGGAGCTGAAGATCCTCAAACACTTCAAGCATGACAACATCATTGCCATCAAGGACATCCTGAGGCCCACGGTGCCCTATGGCGAGTTCAAGTCTGT CTACGTGGTCCTGGACCTGATGGAGAGTGACCTGCACCAGATCATCCACTCCTCCCAGCCGCTCACACTGGAGCACGTGCGCTACTTCCTGTACCAGCTGCTGCGTGGCCTCAAGTATATGCACTCCGCCCAGGTCATCCACCGCGACCTCAAGCCCTCCAACCTGCTGGTGAATGAGAACTGCGAGCTCAAGATTGGTGACTTCGGGATGGCCCGTGGCCTGTGTACCTCACCTGCCGAGCACCAGTACTTCATGACTGAGTACGTGGCCACGCGCTGGTACCGCGCCCCTGAGCTCATGCTCTCGTTGCATGAGTACACACAGGCCATCGACCTGTGGTCCGTTGGCTGCATCTTCGGCGAGATGCTGGCCCGGCGCCAGCTCTTCCCGGGCAAAAACTACGTGCACCAACTGCAGCTAATCATGATGGTATTGGGCACTCCATCCCCGGCCGTGGTCCAGGCGGTGGGTGCCGAGCGAGTGCGGGCCTACATCCAGAGCCTGCCGCCACGCCAGCCCGTGCCCTGGGAGACGGTGTACCCAGGTGCCGACCGCCATGCCCTGTCTCTCTTGGGCCGCATGCTGCGTTTCGAACCCGGCACCCGCATCTCGGCAGCCACTGCCCTGCGCCACCCCTTCCTGGCCAAGTACCATGACCCCGACGATGAGCCTGACTGTGCCCCGCCCTTTGACTTCGCCTTCGACCGGGAAGCCCTCACCCGGGAGCGCATCAAGGAGGCCATCGTGGCTGAGATCGAGGATTTCCATGCCCGGCGTGAGGGCATCCGCCAGCAGATCCGCTTCCAGCCTTCACTGCAGCCTGTGGCCAGTGAGCCTGGCTGTCCCGACGTTGAGATGCCCAGTCCCCGGGCCCCCAGTGGGGACTGTGCCATGGAGTCCCCCCCGCCAGCCCCAGCaccctgccctggccctgcccctgatCCCATCGATCTGACCCTCAAGACACCCCTGCTGGCTAGCGAGCCAGCCCCTCCAAAGAGAGAGGGCGCCATCTCGGATAACACCAAGGCTGCCCTCAAGGCCGCCCTGCTGAAGTCGTTGCGCAATCGGCTCAAAG ATGGTCCCAGTGCCCCCCTGGAGGCCCCCGAGCCTCGGAAGCCTGTGACAGCCCAGGAGCGGCAGCGGGAGCGGGAGGAGAAGCGGCGACGGCGGCAGGAACGGGCCAAGGAGCGGGAGAAGCGGCGACAGGAGCGGGAGCGCAAGGAGCGGGGTGCTGGAGTCTCGGGGGGCCCCTCCACCGATCCCCTGGCCGGACTGGTGCTCAGTGACAATGACCGCAGCCTGCTCGAGCGCTGGACTCGTATGGCCCGGCCCCCAGCTCCAGTCCCTGCCCCTGCTGCTGCTCCAGtgctcccagcccagcccaccaGCACTCCCCCAGGCCCTGTAGCCCAGACCCCGGGCCCCCCTCCTCAACCTGCAGGTTCCACCCTGGGTCCTGCACCCCAGCCTGCCTGCCCACcccctgaccctgaccctcaCCCTGCTGGCCCTCCTCGGCCCGTCCCTGGCCCTACTCCACTCCAGGCCACCCCCTCTAGCCTCCTGGTCCCCCAGCCGCTCGTGCCAGCTCCTGGGCTGCCTGGGCCCAGCGCCCCGGGAATCTTGCCTTACTTCCCATCTGGCCCACCTCCTCCAGATCCTGGGGGTCTCCCTGAGCCCTCCATCTCAGAGTCCCCAGATGTTAACCTGGTCACCCAGCAGCTGTCCAAGTCACAG GTGGAGGACCCCCTGCCCCCTGTGTTCTCAGGCACTCCAAAGGGCAGTGGGGCTGGCTACGGGGTTGGCTTTGATCTGGAGGAATTCTTGAACCAGTCTTTTGACATGGGTGTGGCTGACGGGCCACAGGATGG TCAGGCGGACTCAGCCTCGCTCTCAGCCTCCCTGCTCGCGGACTGGCTGGAGGGCCATGGGATGAACCCTGCGGACATTGAGTCTCTGCAGCGTGAGATCCAGATGGATTCCCCAATGCTGCTGGCCGACCTGCCCGACCTGCAGGAGCCCTGA
- the RNF112 gene encoding RING finger protein 112 translates to MPRPTFSVISFCHRLGKQERKWSFMGSSSNSSSHSPYPKLELGLVPRPTEPRELPACCICLERLREPVSLGCGHDFCAQCFSTHRAPGCQPPCCPECRKTCRQRTGLRGLGERMRLLPQRPLPPVLQETRDVKAEPLLLVRIGASGGLILRMGAVNRCLKHPLARDTPVCLLAVLGEQHSSKACLLNRLLGALQGLESSEGGWPSGGGGSPQGLSWGTSSLSRGIWMWSHPFLLGKEGRKVAVFLVDTGGAMSPELSRETRLKLCAFTSMLSSYQILSTSQERKDMDLEYLEVFVHVAEVMGKHYGMVPIQHLDLLVRDSSHLKKAGPGPVGDVIQQPPGRFPRVRELLRGKRARCYLLPCPGRRWASKGQERPCDPRRDAGDVLAAYAAEVLSAAPQHAKSRCGGPCGDARAAARGDRRLLTGQQLAQEIKNLSGWMGRTVPAFTSPEEMAAQLHDLRKVDAAKREFEEYVRQQDLATKRIFSALRILPDTMRHLLSAQKEAVLARHGVALLCGGRAQALDALEAELQARSKAFLDAYTLRFCGHLAAVGGAVGAGLMGLAGGVVGAGMAAAALAAEAGMVAAGAAVGATGAAVVGGGVGAGLAATVGCMEKEGDERLQGGDEEPLLGGE, encoded by the exons ATGCCGAGGCCCACCTTCTCAGTCATTTCCTTCTGTCATCGGCTCGGCAAACAG GAGAGAAAATGGAGCTTCATGGGAAGCTCCAGCAACAGTTC ATCCCACTCACCGTACCCCAAGTTGGAGCTGGGCCTGGTGCCGCGGCCCACGGAGCCGCGCGAGCTTCCCGCCTGCTGCATCTGCCTGGAGAGGCTGCGTGAGCCCGTCTCGCTGGGCTGCGGCCACGACTTCTGCGCTCAGTGCTTCAGCACCCATCGCGCCCCGGGCTGCCAGCCCCCCTGCTGCCCCGAGTGCCGCAAGACGTGCCGCCAGCGGACGGGCCTGCGGGGCCTGGGCGAGAGGATGCGGCTCCTGCCGCAGCGGCCGCTGCCCCCCGTGTTGCAG GAGACCCGCGACGTGAAGGCGGAACCGCTGCTGCTGGTGCGCATAGGCGCCTCCGGGGGCCTCATCCTCAGGATGGGGGCCGTCAACCGCTGCCTGAAGCACCCCCTGGCCAGGGACACCCCTGTCTGCCTGCTCGCCGTCCTGGGGGAGCAGCACTCCAGCAAGGCCTGCCTTCTCAACCGTCTGCTCGGGGCCCTGCAGGGTCTG GAGTCCAGCGAGGGCGGCTGGCCGTCGGGAGGGGGGGGCTCCCCGCAGGGGCTCAGTTGGGGCACCAGCAGCCTCTCCAGGGGCATTTGGATGTGGAGCCACCCCTTCCTgctggggaaggaagggaggaag GTGGCTGTCTTTCTGGTGGATACGGGGGGTGCCATGAGCCCGGAACTGAGCAGAGAGACGAGACTCAAGCTGTGCGCCTTTACTTCCATGTTGAGTTCCTACCAG ATCCTCAGCACCTCCCAGGAGCGGAAGGACATGGACCTGGAATACCTGGAG GTGTTTGTCCACGTGGCCGAGGTGATGGGCAAGCATTATGGGATGGTGCCGATCCAG CATCTGGATCTCTTGGTCCGTGACTCATCCCACCTGAAAAAGGCAGGGCCGGGACCCGTGGGTGACGTCATCCAG CAGCCGCCGGGCAGGTTCCCCAGGGTCCGGGAGCTGCTCCGAGGGAAGCGAGCCCGCTGCTACCTCTTGCCCTGTCCGGGGCGGCGCTGGGCCAGCAAAGGCCAAGAACGTCCCTGCG ACCCGCGCAGAGACGCGGGCGACGTCCTGGCCGCCTACGCCGCGGAGGTGCTGAGCGCGGCGCCCCAGCACGCAAAGAGCCGCTGCGGGGGGCCCTGCGGAGACGCGCGGGCCGCGGCCCGGGGGGACAGGCGCCTGCTCACCGGGCAGCAGCTGGCTCAGGAAATCAAG AACCTGTCCGGCTGGATGGGGAGGACGGTGCCGGCATTCACCTCCCCGGAGGAG ATGGCGGCCCAGCTGCACGACCTCCGCAAGGTGGATGCGGCCAAGAGGGAGTTTGAGGAGTACGTGAGGCAGCAG GACCTGGCCACCAAGCGCATCTTCTCGGCTCTCCGGATCCTGCCGGACACTATGCGCCATCTGCTGTCCGCCCAGAAGGAGGCCGTCCTGGCGCGGCACGGGGTGGCCCTGCTGTGCGGCGGGAGGGCGCAGGCCCTGGACGCCCTGGAGGCCGAGCTGCAGGCCCGGTCCAAGGCCTTCCTGGACGCCTACACGCTGCGCTTCTGCGGCCACCTGGCGGCCGTGGGGGGCGCGGTGGGCGCGGGGCTCATGGGCCTGGCGGGGGGCGTGGTGGGCGCCGGCATGGCCGCGGCGGCGCTGGCCGCGGAGGCCGGCATGGTGGCCGCGGGGGCCGCGGTGGGCGCCACGGGGGCCGCTGTGGTGGGGGGCGGCGTGGGCGCGGGGCTGGCGGCCACGGTGGGCTGCATGGAGAAGGAGGGAGACGAGCGGCTGCAGGGCGGGGACGAGGAGCCCCTTCTCGGGGGCGAGTAA
- the MAPK7 gene encoding mitogen-activated protein kinase 7 isoform X1, protein MPRSDHLAHRGETEAHGMRAPLDQRLHADAMAEPLKEEDGEDGAAEPPGRVKAEPAHPSASVVAKNLALLKARSFDVTFDVGDEYEIIETIGNGAYGVVSSARRRLTGQQVAIKKIPNAFDVVTNAKRTLRELKILKHFKHDNIIAIKDILRPTVPYGEFKSVYVVLDLMESDLHQIIHSSQPLTLEHVRYFLYQLLRGLKYMHSAQVIHRDLKPSNLLVNENCELKIGDFGMARGLCTSPAEHQYFMTEYVATRWYRAPELMLSLHEYTQAIDLWSVGCIFGEMLARRQLFPGKNYVHQLQLIMMVLGTPSPAVVQAVGAERVRAYIQSLPPRQPVPWETVYPGADRHALSLLGRMLRFEPGTRISAATALRHPFLAKYHDPDDEPDCAPPFDFAFDREALTRERIKEAIVAEIEDFHARREGIRQQIRFQPSLQPVASEPGCPDVEMPSPRAPSGDCAMESPPPAPAPCPGPAPDPIDLTLKTPLLASEPAPPKREGAISDNTKAALKAALLKSLRNRLKDGPSAPLEAPEPRKPVTAQERQREREEKRRRRQERAKEREKRRQERERKERGAGVSGGPSTDPLAGLVLSDNDRSLLERWTRMARPPAPVPAPAAAPVLPAQPTSTPPGPVAQTPGPPPQPAGSTLGPAPQPACPPPDPDPHPAGPPRPVPGPTPLQATPSSLLVPQPLVPAPGLPGPSAPGILPYFPSGPPPPDPGGLPEPSISESPDVNLVTQQLSKSQVEDPLPPVFSGTPKGSGAGYGVGFDLEEFLNQSFDMGVADGPQDGQADSASLSASLLADWLEGHGMNPADIESLQREIQMDSPMLLADLPDLQEP, encoded by the exons ATGCCCCGATCTGACCACCTAGCCcacagaggggaaactgaggcccacggGATGCGCGCCCCTCTTGACCAGCGTCTCCATGCAGACGCCATGGCCGAGCCCCTGAAGGAGGAGGACGGCGAGGATGGCGCCGCGGAGCCCCCGGGGCGGGTGAAGGCGGAACCCGCCCACCCCTCAGCCTCCGTGGTGGCCAAGAACCTGGCCCTGCTCAAAGCGCGCTCCTTCGACGTGACCTTCGACGTTGGGGACGAGTACGAGATCATCGAGACCATAGGCAACGGGGCCTACGGGGTGGTGTCGTCTGCGCGCCGCCGCCTGACGG GCCAGCAGGTGGCCATCAAGAAGATCCCGAATGCTTTTGACGTGGTGACCAATGCAAAGCGGACCCTCAGGGAGCTGAAGATCCTCAAACACTTCAAGCATGACAACATCATTGCCATCAAGGACATCCTGAGGCCCACGGTGCCCTATGGCGAGTTCAAGTCTGT CTACGTGGTCCTGGACCTGATGGAGAGTGACCTGCACCAGATCATCCACTCCTCCCAGCCGCTCACACTGGAGCACGTGCGCTACTTCCTGTACCAGCTGCTGCGTGGCCTCAAGTATATGCACTCCGCCCAGGTCATCCACCGCGACCTCAAGCCCTCCAACCTGCTGGTGAATGAGAACTGCGAGCTCAAGATTGGTGACTTCGGGATGGCCCGTGGCCTGTGTACCTCACCTGCCGAGCACCAGTACTTCATGACTGAGTACGTGGCCACGCGCTGGTACCGCGCCCCTGAGCTCATGCTCTCGTTGCATGAGTACACACAGGCCATCGACCTGTGGTCCGTTGGCTGCATCTTCGGCGAGATGCTGGCCCGGCGCCAGCTCTTCCCGGGCAAAAACTACGTGCACCAACTGCAGCTAATCATGATGGTATTGGGCACTCCATCCCCGGCCGTGGTCCAGGCGGTGGGTGCCGAGCGAGTGCGGGCCTACATCCAGAGCCTGCCGCCACGCCAGCCCGTGCCCTGGGAGACGGTGTACCCAGGTGCCGACCGCCATGCCCTGTCTCTCTTGGGCCGCATGCTGCGTTTCGAACCCGGCACCCGCATCTCGGCAGCCACTGCCCTGCGCCACCCCTTCCTGGCCAAGTACCATGACCCCGACGATGAGCCTGACTGTGCCCCGCCCTTTGACTTCGCCTTCGACCGGGAAGCCCTCACCCGGGAGCGCATCAAGGAGGCCATCGTGGCTGAGATCGAGGATTTCCATGCCCGGCGTGAGGGCATCCGCCAGCAGATCCGCTTCCAGCCTTCACTGCAGCCTGTGGCCAGTGAGCCTGGCTGTCCCGACGTTGAGATGCCCAGTCCCCGGGCCCCCAGTGGGGACTGTGCCATGGAGTCCCCCCCGCCAGCCCCAGCaccctgccctggccctgcccctgatCCCATCGATCTGACCCTCAAGACACCCCTGCTGGCTAGCGAGCCAGCCCCTCCAAAGAGAGAGGGCGCCATCTCGGATAACACCAAGGCTGCCCTCAAGGCCGCCCTGCTGAAGTCGTTGCGCAATCGGCTCAAAG ATGGTCCCAGTGCCCCCCTGGAGGCCCCCGAGCCTCGGAAGCCTGTGACAGCCCAGGAGCGGCAGCGGGAGCGGGAGGAGAAGCGGCGACGGCGGCAGGAACGGGCCAAGGAGCGGGAGAAGCGGCGACAGGAGCGGGAGCGCAAGGAGCGGGGTGCTGGAGTCTCGGGGGGCCCCTCCACCGATCCCCTGGCCGGACTGGTGCTCAGTGACAATGACCGCAGCCTGCTCGAGCGCTGGACTCGTATGGCCCGGCCCCCAGCTCCAGTCCCTGCCCCTGCTGCTGCTCCAGtgctcccagcccagcccaccaGCACTCCCCCAGGCCCTGTAGCCCAGACCCCGGGCCCCCCTCCTCAACCTGCAGGTTCCACCCTGGGTCCTGCACCCCAGCCTGCCTGCCCACcccctgaccctgaccctcaCCCTGCTGGCCCTCCTCGGCCCGTCCCTGGCCCTACTCCACTCCAGGCCACCCCCTCTAGCCTCCTGGTCCCCCAGCCGCTCGTGCCAGCTCCTGGGCTGCCTGGGCCCAGCGCCCCGGGAATCTTGCCTTACTTCCCATCTGGCCCACCTCCTCCAGATCCTGGGGGTCTCCCTGAGCCCTCCATCTCAGAGTCCCCAGATGTTAACCTGGTCACCCAGCAGCTGTCCAAGTCACAG GTGGAGGACCCCCTGCCCCCTGTGTTCTCAGGCACTCCAAAGGGCAGTGGGGCTGGCTACGGGGTTGGCTTTGATCTGGAGGAATTCTTGAACCAGTCTTTTGACATGGGTGTGGCTGACGGGCCACAGGATGG TCAGGCGGACTCAGCCTCGCTCTCAGCCTCCCTGCTCGCGGACTGGCTGGAGGGCCATGGGATGAACCCTGCGGACATTGAGTCTCTGCAGCGTGAGATCCAGATGGATTCCCCAATGCTGCTGGCCGACCTGCCCGACCTGCAGGAGCCCTGA
- the MAPK7 gene encoding mitogen-activated protein kinase 7 isoform X3, producing MESDLHQIIHSSQPLTLEHVRYFLYQLLRGLKYMHSAQVIHRDLKPSNLLVNENCELKIGDFGMARGLCTSPAEHQYFMTEYVATRWYRAPELMLSLHEYTQAIDLWSVGCIFGEMLARRQLFPGKNYVHQLQLIMMVLGTPSPAVVQAVGAERVRAYIQSLPPRQPVPWETVYPGADRHALSLLGRMLRFEPGTRISAATALRHPFLAKYHDPDDEPDCAPPFDFAFDREALTRERIKEAIVAEIEDFHARREGIRQQIRFQPSLQPVASEPGCPDVEMPSPRAPSGDCAMESPPPAPAPCPGPAPDPIDLTLKTPLLASEPAPPKREGAISDNTKAALKAALLKSLRNRLKDGPSAPLEAPEPRKPVTAQERQREREEKRRRRQERAKEREKRRQERERKERGAGVSGGPSTDPLAGLVLSDNDRSLLERWTRMARPPAPVPAPAAAPVLPAQPTSTPPGPVAQTPGPPPQPAGSTLGPAPQPACPPPDPDPHPAGPPRPVPGPTPLQATPSSLLVPQPLVPAPGLPGPSAPGILPYFPSGPPPPDPGGLPEPSISESPDVNLVTQQLSKSQVEDPLPPVFSGTPKGSGAGYGVGFDLEEFLNQSFDMGVADGPQDGQADSASLSASLLADWLEGHGMNPADIESLQREIQMDSPMLLADLPDLQEP from the exons ATGGAGAGTGACCTGCACCAGATCATCCACTCCTCCCAGCCGCTCACACTGGAGCACGTGCGCTACTTCCTGTACCAGCTGCTGCGTGGCCTCAAGTATATGCACTCCGCCCAGGTCATCCACCGCGACCTCAAGCCCTCCAACCTGCTGGTGAATGAGAACTGCGAGCTCAAGATTGGTGACTTCGGGATGGCCCGTGGCCTGTGTACCTCACCTGCCGAGCACCAGTACTTCATGACTGAGTACGTGGCCACGCGCTGGTACCGCGCCCCTGAGCTCATGCTCTCGTTGCATGAGTACACACAGGCCATCGACCTGTGGTCCGTTGGCTGCATCTTCGGCGAGATGCTGGCCCGGCGCCAGCTCTTCCCGGGCAAAAACTACGTGCACCAACTGCAGCTAATCATGATGGTATTGGGCACTCCATCCCCGGCCGTGGTCCAGGCGGTGGGTGCCGAGCGAGTGCGGGCCTACATCCAGAGCCTGCCGCCACGCCAGCCCGTGCCCTGGGAGACGGTGTACCCAGGTGCCGACCGCCATGCCCTGTCTCTCTTGGGCCGCATGCTGCGTTTCGAACCCGGCACCCGCATCTCGGCAGCCACTGCCCTGCGCCACCCCTTCCTGGCCAAGTACCATGACCCCGACGATGAGCCTGACTGTGCCCCGCCCTTTGACTTCGCCTTCGACCGGGAAGCCCTCACCCGGGAGCGCATCAAGGAGGCCATCGTGGCTGAGATCGAGGATTTCCATGCCCGGCGTGAGGGCATCCGCCAGCAGATCCGCTTCCAGCCTTCACTGCAGCCTGTGGCCAGTGAGCCTGGCTGTCCCGACGTTGAGATGCCCAGTCCCCGGGCCCCCAGTGGGGACTGTGCCATGGAGTCCCCCCCGCCAGCCCCAGCaccctgccctggccctgcccctgatCCCATCGATCTGACCCTCAAGACACCCCTGCTGGCTAGCGAGCCAGCCCCTCCAAAGAGAGAGGGCGCCATCTCGGATAACACCAAGGCTGCCCTCAAGGCCGCCCTGCTGAAGTCGTTGCGCAATCGGCTCAAAG ATGGTCCCAGTGCCCCCCTGGAGGCCCCCGAGCCTCGGAAGCCTGTGACAGCCCAGGAGCGGCAGCGGGAGCGGGAGGAGAAGCGGCGACGGCGGCAGGAACGGGCCAAGGAGCGGGAGAAGCGGCGACAGGAGCGGGAGCGCAAGGAGCGGGGTGCTGGAGTCTCGGGGGGCCCCTCCACCGATCCCCTGGCCGGACTGGTGCTCAGTGACAATGACCGCAGCCTGCTCGAGCGCTGGACTCGTATGGCCCGGCCCCCAGCTCCAGTCCCTGCCCCTGCTGCTGCTCCAGtgctcccagcccagcccaccaGCACTCCCCCAGGCCCTGTAGCCCAGACCCCGGGCCCCCCTCCTCAACCTGCAGGTTCCACCCTGGGTCCTGCACCCCAGCCTGCCTGCCCACcccctgaccctgaccctcaCCCTGCTGGCCCTCCTCGGCCCGTCCCTGGCCCTACTCCACTCCAGGCCACCCCCTCTAGCCTCCTGGTCCCCCAGCCGCTCGTGCCAGCTCCTGGGCTGCCTGGGCCCAGCGCCCCGGGAATCTTGCCTTACTTCCCATCTGGCCCACCTCCTCCAGATCCTGGGGGTCTCCCTGAGCCCTCCATCTCAGAGTCCCCAGATGTTAACCTGGTCACCCAGCAGCTGTCCAAGTCACAG GTGGAGGACCCCCTGCCCCCTGTGTTCTCAGGCACTCCAAAGGGCAGTGGGGCTGGCTACGGGGTTGGCTTTGATCTGGAGGAATTCTTGAACCAGTCTTTTGACATGGGTGTGGCTGACGGGCCACAGGATGG TCAGGCGGACTCAGCCTCGCTCTCAGCCTCCCTGCTCGCGGACTGGCTGGAGGGCCATGGGATGAACCCTGCGGACATTGAGTCTCTGCAGCGTGAGATCCAGATGGATTCCCCAATGCTGCTGGCCGACCTGCCCGACCTGCAGGAGCCCTGA